The genomic region TCAGCTCCCTGCTGACCGTGATCGGCATCGTCATCATGATGTTCATCGTCTCGTGGCAGCTGGCACTGATCGCCCTCATCGCCCTGCCGCTGTCCGGCGCTGCGGCGGGCGTGATCGGCGCGCGCAGCCAGAAGCTGTTCGCAGCGCAGTGGAAGAACACCGGTGAGCTGAACGGCCAGATTGAGGAGTCCTTCTCCGGGCATGACCTGGTGCGGGTATTCGGCCGCGACGCCGACATGCTGGAGCGCTTCGAGGAGCGCAACGAGGCCCTCTACAAGGCCAGCTTCGGCGCGCAGTTCGTGTCCGGCATCATCTTCCCCGTGATGCAGTTCGTCTCCTACCTCAGCTACGTCGGCATCGCGGTCGTGGGCGGCCTGCGGGTCGCCTCGGGCAGCATGAGCCTGGGCGACGCCACGGCCTTCATCCAGTACTCGCGCGAGTTCACCCAGCCGCTGGGGCAGATGGCGGGCATGGCCAACATGCTGCAGTCCGGCGTGGCATCCGCTGAGCGCGTGTTCGAGTTCCTGGACGCGGATGAGCAGGACGCCGAGACCGCCACACGGCACCTGCCGGCTAAGACAGACGGCCACGTCGAGTTCCGGGACGTCACGTTCAGCTACACGCCGGACAAGCCGCTGATCGAAAACCTGTCCTTCACCGCGGAGCCGGGGCACACCGTGGCCATCGTCGGACCCACCGGCGCCGGCAAGACCACGCTGGTGAACCTGGTCATGCGCTTCTATGAGCTCAACTCCGGTTCCATCACGCTCGACGGCGTGGACGTCACCCAACTGAGCCGGGCCGAGCTGCGCTCCAAGGTGGGCATGGTGCTGCAGGACGCCTGGCTGTTCGGCGGCTCCATCTACGACAACATCAGGTACGGCAAGCTGGACGCCACCGAGGACCAGGTCATGGCAGCGGCAAAGGCCACGTTCGTGGACCGCTTCGTCCGGGCGCTGCCAGACGGGTACAGCACCGTCATCGACGAGGAAGGCAACAACGTCAGCGCCGGTGAAAAGCAGCTCATCACCATCGCCCGCGCCTTCGTGGCCAACCCGTCGCTGCTCATCCTGGACGAGGCAACAAGTTCGGTGGACACCCGCACCGAACTCCTGGTGCAGAAGGCCATGGCTGCGCTGCGAACGGACCGGACCAGCTTCGTCATCGCGCACCGCCTGTCGACGATCCGCGACGCCGACACCATCCTGGTCATGGAGAACGGCAAGATCGTGGAGCAGGGCAACCACCAGACCCTCCTCGCCGCCGAAGGCGCCTACTACCGGCTGTACGTGTCGCAGTTCGCCGGCGCGGATGCGGAGGAGACGCCCGTGGACGATTCAACGGCGGTGCACAGCTGACCGCCGCGAACCCCGGAGGCCGCCCGGACCCCCGGCGCATTGAGGTGCTCGTGCCCATGCGCTGGGGGGACATGGACGCCTACGGGCACATCAACAACGTGGAGATCGTCCGCATGCTGGAGGAGGCGCGCATCGCCGCCTTCGGCCCGCCCGCCGGTGCCGGACTGCCCGGGATCGATCCTCACGTGTCGTTGTTCAACGACGTTCCCACGGGCACCATGGCGCTCGTGGTGGACCACCGCATCAGGTACGTAAAGACCCTCGAATACCGGAACGTTCCGGCGGCGGTCCAAGTGTGGATCGGCGCCGTCAAGGGTGCGAGCTTCGACATTCACTACCTTGTGCAGGACCCCGTGACTGGCGACGATTGTGTGAAGGCCTCAAGCCATTTAGCCTTCGTCGATGAAGCCACCGGAAGGGTGCTGCGGCTGACTCCGAAGCAGAAGCAGCTGCTGGAGCCCTTCCAAGAGCGCAAGGAGCATTGACCGTGGGAACCAGGAACCTGAGAACGAAAAAAGCGGCCTGGAAGAAAAACAAGTCCTGGAAGGAACTTCCGCCTGCTGCCCGCATCGGCACGATCATGATCGGAACCGCGCAGCTAGCTTTTCTCGCCGCCGCCCAGCGTGACCTTTCGCGCCGTCCCGCCGAGCAGATCCGTGGCTCCAAGATGTTTTGGCGGCTGGCCACCCTGGTCAACTTCATCGGCCCGGGCTGCTATTTCGCCTTCGGCCGGAAGCGGCCGCCCGAGGTTACCCGGAAGTAGCTTTCTGGCCCGGCATGGTGCTGGCGCTCAGGTTAACCCTGTAAATTTGAAGGCATGACCCCCGCCCCAAAGCCTGCCATGCACCGCGCCCTCGGAATCTCCAAAGAGATCGAGGACGCCGCGTGGTTTGTGCTCGGCGCCGGGCTGCAGGGCAGGCCGTCGGCGCTGGACGGCCGTACGCAGACGTGGACGGCGGAGGCCGCGGCGGAACTGCTGGAACGGCTTGAGCGGGGAGTCGCGGACGCCAAGGCGCCCATGATGACCAACCTGCGGCACAACCTGGCGGACGCGTCCCCTTCGGCAAAACAGTTGGCCGTGGAGCTCCTCTTCCTGCAGTCCTTGCCGCTGGCGCACGAGGTCAAGTCGCTCAAGGTTAAGCGGGCGCGGGTCGCCGAGGCGGCGTCCTGGCTGGAGCCGCCCCTGGAGCTCCCGGAGGAGCTCTACAAGGGCATGACCGACCATGGCGTCATCCGCGACAGGACTGCCGAATTCAACTGGACCATCTGGGACCACCTGAAATGGCTCTGCCGGTTCGTCCAGCACGTCGACCGGCAGTCCACGGCCGAAATCGGCAAGGCCCTGAAGGATCCGCTGGCATTCCACCTGCTCGCGGCGGGAACGCCCGATGACCAGCCGGCCATCCGGCGCAGCATCGAATACCTCGCCTGGCCCAGCTACTTCGAGCCGGTGGTGGCGGACATCGAACGCCAGGAGATCAGAGACGCCTTCGCCTCCCTCGTCGGCGGCGCAAAGGGGGACAGCGAGGAGGAAATCACCGCTGACATCCGCCGTATCCGCCTGCACCTGGATGAGCAGGCCGGCCAGCGGATCGACTGGTACGCCCGGCAGCTTGTGAGCCAGTGGCGGAAGGTCGGGGACCCGGGCCGCCGCGCCTGGCTGCTGCGCACCCACCACGACAACGCCGAACTCCTGGCTGCCTGGCAGGCAGAGGAGAAGGTGACGCTCGACGTCGAACACCTCCGCCTGCTCGACGCCGGCGTTACGGCCGGGGTGGTTCAGCACGCCGTCGATGAGGACTACAAGCACCTCGGCTACGTGGAGCGGGAGGACACCAAGACCGCCGTCTTCGCCTTCCTCACCGTGATGAAACCCGGGGACCTCGCGCTGTACCAGAACGCCGGGGCCGTCCGGATCGGCGTCGTGCTTGGGGAGCCGGACCACAACGGGGACAACCGGCGGATGCGCCGCAAGGTGCGCTGGTTCGACGAAGCCCATGCCGTGACTGACCTGCCGCGCCACATCCAGCGCCAGCTGGCCACGCCGGGCATCGTCGTCGACGTCACCCGGGTGGTGCAGGCGCTGCAGGCGCTGGTGCCCGCCGAGGCGGAAACCGAGCCCGACGCCGATGCGTCGCCGGCCACCGTCGCCCTCCCCGTGCTGGGCGGCTTCCGTCCGGTAACGCGCGAGTTCGCGGACTCCCTCCACATGGAGGTGGAGCCGCTGCAGGAGATCGCCGATCTGCTCGAGGAGAACCGGCAGCTGGTGCTGTATGGCCCGCCGGGAACCGGCAAGACCTACCTCGCCAAGCACCTCGCCGCCGAACTGGCGCAGGACAGCGCCGACGAGCGGGTGAAGCTCGTCCAGTTCCATCCGTCCTACGCCTACGAGGACTTCTTCGAAGGGTACCGGCCGGACAAGACCGACGAGGGCCAGGTCTCCTTCAAGCTCGTGGCCGGCCCACTGCGCCGGCTGGCGGAGGAGGCGGCGAAACCGGGCAACGAGTCCAAGCCGTACTTCCTGATCATCGACGAGATGAACCGCGCCAACCTCGCCAAGGTGTTCGGTGAGCTGTACTTCCTGCTGGAATACCGCGATGACCGGATCTACCTGCAGTACAGCCCCAACGAGCCGTTCACGCTCCCGGACAACCTGTACATCATCGGCACCATGAACACCGCGGACCGCTCCATCGCGATGATGGACGCCGCCATCCGCCGCCGCTTCGCGTTCATCGAACTGCACCCGCAGACCGAGCCGGTGAAGGGATCGCTGTTGAGGTTCCTGGAGGCCCGGCAGCTGGACACCACGCCGGCACTGCTGCTGGACGCGCTCAACCAGGCCATCGACGAATGGGACCGCGACCTCATGATCGGGCCGTCCTACTTCATGAAGAAAGCCGCCCAGACCCCCGCCGGCCTCCGCCGCATCTGGAAGTACGAGCTCATGCCGCTGCTGGAGGAGCACTACCACGGCCAGCTGAACCGGGCCCAGCTCGAAGAGCGCTTCGGGCTGGACCAGCTGCTGGGACGCCTTGCGGCTCGCTAGCCCGGCCGGCTTCGGTGTGTCCACTATGGCGGCGGGCTCCGCGCGCCCGGCCGGTTCCGCGACCGGCGGGAGCCGCGGTTCGGCCCAGGCACTGCGGCACATCGTCTTGGACGAGCTCTCCGGCGGCACTGTGGAGAAGCTCGACCCGGACAGCGCCGCCTTCCTGAACTCCAGCGGCCTGGCCAAGGCGACGCCCATGGGCATGGGACTCTTCAGGATCGAACCTGTCGGCATGGTGGGGTCCGTGCGTACTCCGCTGGTGCAGCTCGACGTGCGTCCCAAGGACCGGCTCGGGCTGAGCCGGCTGCTCTTTCTGCTGAGCTACGCCGGGGACCAGGGCTTCCGCGACGACACCGTGGCGGCCGACGAGGATGCCGAGCTGTGGAGCGCACTGGCGGCGTCTCTGGTGCAGCTCGCCGAACGCGCCCTGCAGCGTGGTGTCCTGCAGGGTTACGTCACTGTCGACGACTCGCTCCGGACGGTCAAGGGCCGCATCCGCATTTCCGACCAGATATCGCGCCGGCCGGGGATGCTCGTGCCCTTGGAAGTGTCTTACGACGAGTTCACCGAGGACATCCCGGAAAACCGGATCCTGCGTGCCGCCCTCGACCGCATGTCCCGTGTCCCTGGCGTGCGTCCGGATGTGCTGAGCCGCCTGCGGCAGATGAAGGGAAAGCTCGACGGCGTCACCCGGCTCCGCCCGGGCGTTCCACTTCCGCAGTGGCGGGCCAGCCGGATGAACCTCCGATACGACGCGGCGCTGAGGCTCTCCGAGGTGATCCTGCGCAATGCTTCCGCGGAGGCGGGGGAGGGCAAGCAGCAGACGGCGTCCTTCGTCGTCGATATGGGCAAGGTCTTCGAGGACTTCGTCGGCGCGGCGCTGCGCCGGGCCATGGCCGCGTTTCCTGGGGAGATGAGGCTGCAGTACAACGCAATGCTGAACGAGGCCGTCCGGGATTCGGACCGGTTGACCGTGCGGCCCGATGCCGTGCATCTGCTGGGCGGCCGGCCGGTGGTGGTATACGACGCCAAGTACCGGGCCGGCAGCGACCAG from Arthrobacter globiformis harbors:
- a CDS encoding McrB family protein; this encodes MTPAPKPAMHRALGISKEIEDAAWFVLGAGLQGRPSALDGRTQTWTAEAAAELLERLERGVADAKAPMMTNLRHNLADASPSAKQLAVELLFLQSLPLAHEVKSLKVKRARVAEAASWLEPPLELPEELYKGMTDHGVIRDRTAEFNWTIWDHLKWLCRFVQHVDRQSTAEIGKALKDPLAFHLLAAGTPDDQPAIRRSIEYLAWPSYFEPVVADIERQEIRDAFASLVGGAKGDSEEEITADIRRIRLHLDEQAGQRIDWYARQLVSQWRKVGDPGRRAWLLRTHHDNAELLAAWQAEEKVTLDVEHLRLLDAGVTAGVVQHAVDEDYKHLGYVEREDTKTAVFAFLTVMKPGDLALYQNAGAVRIGVVLGEPDHNGDNRRMRRKVRWFDEAHAVTDLPRHIQRQLATPGIVVDVTRVVQALQALVPAEAETEPDADASPATVALPVLGGFRPVTREFADSLHMEVEPLQEIADLLEENRQLVLYGPPGTGKTYLAKHLAAELAQDSADERVKLVQFHPSYAYEDFFEGYRPDKTDEGQVSFKLVAGPLRRLAEEAAKPGNESKPYFLIIDEMNRANLAKVFGELYFLLEYRDDRIYLQYSPNEPFTLPDNLYIIGTMNTADRSIAMMDAAIRRRFAFIELHPQTEPVKGSLLRFLEARQLDTTPALLLDALNQAIDEWDRDLMIGPSYFMKKAAQTPAGLRRIWKYELMPLLEEHYHGQLNRAQLEERFGLDQLLGRLAAR
- a CDS encoding ABC transporter ATP-binding protein, whose translation is MFGAMPAKKAQHFWPSAKRLMGLLKPEAAGIYVVVGMVIVSVILNVIAPKVLGQAMDVIFGGVVGKQLPSGVSKDQFVEGLRAQGQNNFADMVSRMELVPGTGIDFQKLTVLISAVLLMYFVANIFLWLQGYVLNRIVMKVIRQLRDDTEKKLNRLPLNYFDTRQRGDVLSRVTNDVDNVQQALQQAFAQLISSLLTVIGIVIMMFIVSWQLALIALIALPLSGAAAGVIGARSQKLFAAQWKNTGELNGQIEESFSGHDLVRVFGRDADMLERFEERNEALYKASFGAQFVSGIIFPVMQFVSYLSYVGIAVVGGLRVASGSMSLGDATAFIQYSREFTQPLGQMAGMANMLQSGVASAERVFEFLDADEQDAETATRHLPAKTDGHVEFRDVTFSYTPDKPLIENLSFTAEPGHTVAIVGPTGAGKTTLVNLVMRFYELNSGSITLDGVDVTQLSRAELRSKVGMVLQDAWLFGGSIYDNIRYGKLDATEDQVMAAAKATFVDRFVRALPDGYSTVIDEEGNNVSAGEKQLITIARAFVANPSLLILDEATSSVDTRTELLVQKAMAALRTDRTSFVIAHRLSTIRDADTILVMENGKIVEQGNHQTLLAAEGAYYRLYVSQFAGADAEETPVDDSTAVHS
- a CDS encoding acyl-CoA thioesterase; translation: MRWGDMDAYGHINNVEIVRMLEEARIAAFGPPAGAGLPGIDPHVSLFNDVPTGTMALVVDHRIRYVKTLEYRNVPAAVQVWIGAVKGASFDIHYLVQDPVTGDDCVKASSHLAFVDEATGRVLRLTPKQKQLLEPFQERKEH
- a CDS encoding 5-methylcytosine restriction system specificity protein McrC, which translates into the protein MAAGSARPAGSATGGSRGSAQALRHIVLDELSGGTVEKLDPDSAAFLNSSGLAKATPMGMGLFRIEPVGMVGSVRTPLVQLDVRPKDRLGLSRLLFLLSYAGDQGFRDDTVAADEDAELWSALAASLVQLAERALQRGVLQGYVTVDDSLRTVKGRIRISDQISRRPGMLVPLEVSYDEFTEDIPENRILRAALDRMSRVPGVRPDVLSRLRQMKGKLDGVTRLRPGVPLPQWRASRMNLRYDAALRLSEVILRNASAEAGEGKQQTASFVVDMGKVFEDFVGAALRRAMAAFPGEMRLQYNAMLNEAVRDSDRLTVRPDAVHLLGGRPVVVYDAKYRAGSDQGASLSGDHFQMLAYCTALRVPTAWLVYAGEGEVKLRRILNTDIDIVEFPLDLSRPPSEILAAVADLAEQSWGEVVRQASLGR